A window of the Euwallacea similis isolate ESF13 chromosome 20, ESF131.1, whole genome shotgun sequence genome harbors these coding sequences:
- the Ada gene encoding adenosine deaminase-like protein, translating into MEIFCHALPKIELHAHLNGSLSKSTLQQLGCTEQKIFKYDCPNTDIKRVFDLFKVAHSLTNNPTNLYIATKNVIKEFAQDNVIYLELRTTPRCGKDMSEDEYIETVVRAIMAKDSPRTIMVKLILSLDRKKTHDEQLFTLNNIIKFKKQYPNIIKGVDLSGDPSKGLFIKELFQKARNNDLFTAIHCGEIKNFKEAREILSFLPDRLGHCTFLHPKYCDNSSELWDIYKKLQIPVECCLTSNVRCLTTKSYEEHHVLEWIAESLPFCLGTDDKGVFDTCLSQEFLIAAKTFNFNKLDLWTICRNSVEYSFASAKEKELLTSKLNQWSIENMNHDSRNSCPNMKSTLI; encoded by the exons atggaaattttttgcCACGCATTACCCAAAATC GAATTACATGCTCATCTGAATGGTTCCCTGAGCAAGTCAACTTTACAACAGTTGGGCTGTACggagcaaaaaatatttaaatatgattGCCCTAACACAGACATAAAAagagtttttgatttatttaaagttgCTCATAGTTTGACCAATAACCCTACTAATCTTTATATTGccacaaaaaatgttattaaagaATTTGCTCAAGATAATGTCATCTACTTAGAGTTAAGGACAACTCCTCGATGTGGGAAAGATATGTCTGAAGATGAATACATTGAAACTGTAGTAAGAGCAATTATGGCAAAGGACAGTCCTAGAACAATAATGGTCAAATTAATCTTATCCTTGGACAGGAAGAAGACTCATGATGAACAGCTTTTTActttaaacaatattattaaatttaaaaaacaatatccAAACATAATAAAAGGAGTGGATCTTAGTGGAGACCCCAGTAAAGGATTATTTATCAAGGAACTCTTTCAAAAGGCACGAAACAATGACCTATTTACTG CAATTCACTgtggggaaataaaaaattttaaagaagcAAGAGAGATATTAAGTTTTCTACCAGATAGATTGGGCCATTGCACATTTCTACATCCCAAGTACTGTGACAACTCATCAGAGTTGTGGGATATTTATAAGAAGTTGCAAATTCCTGTTG AATGTTGCTTAACGTCGAATGTCCGCTGTTTAACCACCAAATCATATGAAGAGCACCATGTTCTAGAATGGATTGCTGAATCTCTGCCATTCTGCCTGGGG acAGATGATAAAGGAGTTTTTGACACATgtctttctcaggaattcttaATTGctgcaaaaacatttaatttcaataaattggATCTGTGGACCATTTGCAGAAATTCCGTAGAATATTCTTTCGCCAGTGCAAAAGAAAAGGAACTCTTAACGTCGAAATTAAATCAGTGgtcaattgaaaatatgaacCATGATTCACGTAACTCATGTCCAAATATGAAATCTACGTTAATCTGA